The Paenibacillus sp. YPG26 genome includes a window with the following:
- a CDS encoding Imm41 family immunity protein, which translates to MINSLVELRNNDECIQGSFIYALHEEDCFDERLYWKFYNSVLELSIYFGDKEHDPQITRMIIHTHNYFLKSLIWSYSPNDASRIKNLPHDKLHLYVERLCVRVEYGYFERQIVDEEGLNEDLMNPYYELN; encoded by the coding sequence ATGATAAATAGTCTAGTTGAACTAAGGAATAACGATGAGTGTATTCAAGGAAGCTTTATTTATGCATTACATGAAGAAGATTGTTTTGATGAAAGATTGTATTGGAAATTCTATAACTCTGTTTTGGAATTATCTATTTATTTTGGGGACAAGGAGCACGATCCCCAGATCACTAGAATGATAATTCATACACACAACTACTTTTTGAAGTCGTTGATATGGAGTTATTCGCCTAATGATGCAAGTCGTATTAAGAACTTACCGCATGACAAGTTACATCTTTATGTTGAGAGACTTTGTGTAAGGGTGGAGTATGGCTATTTTGAAAGACAGATTGTTGACGAAGAAGGTCTTAATGAAGATCTTATGAACCCGTATTACGAACTTAATTGA
- a CDS encoding GNAT family protein, with amino-acid sequence MKIEDIFSDLPTLETERTILRKIDLEDIQDIYAYCSDEEVSKYTTWEVHRKIEDTKGFVNYVLGKYTNCQLSPWGIQDKNTGKLIGTCDYVNWDIDNYKAEIGYALSRKHWGQGYMTECVKKLIEFGFVSMNLNRIEAKCILDNIGSSRVMEKSGMRLEGILKEYIFNKGNFHDIKIYSIIREK; translated from the coding sequence ATGAAGATAGAAGATATATTTAGTGACCTACCTACCCTGGAAACCGAGCGAACAATTCTCAGGAAGATTGATCTTGAGGATATTCAAGATATTTATGCTTACTGTAGTGATGAAGAAGTATCAAAGTACACAACGTGGGAAGTTCACAGGAAAATAGAAGATACTAAAGGATTTGTTAATTATGTTCTAGGCAAGTACACCAACTGTCAACTCAGTCCCTGGGGAATCCAAGATAAGAATACAGGTAAATTAATAGGCACTTGCGACTATGTGAATTGGGATATTGATAATTATAAGGCTGAAATTGGGTATGCATTGTCTAGGAAACATTGGGGACAGGGGTATATGACAGAATGCGTAAAAAAATTAATTGAATTTGGATTTGTAAGCATGAATCTGAATCGCATTGAAGCTAAATGTATTCTGGACAATATTGGTTCATCCAGAGTTATGGAGAAATCAGGGATGAGACTAGAAGGGATTTTAAAAGAGTACATTTTTAATAAAGGAAATTTTCATGACATAAAAATATACTCCATAATTAGGGAAAAGTAA
- a CDS encoding DUF4269 domain-containing protein, whose translation MKSEHHFTDSLEYLSHGSTRQKEVYQILTELNIYEMLSDFSPILVGTIPIQIDIPDSDLDIICEVYDFKSFGDLLDRHFKSMNQYSSSIKTVNEVPRIVCNFEYKGWLIEIFGQPVPTQMQNGYRHMIVENRILAICGDKCRLKIRNLKKLGLKTEPAFGVYLNLNGNPYDVLLEMYEWNEQKLKKYLR comes from the coding sequence ATGAAATCAGAACACCATTTCACAGATAGTCTCGAATACTTGTCTCATGGGAGTACAAGACAGAAGGAAGTATATCAAATACTTACTGAGCTTAATATCTACGAAATGCTTAGCGACTTCTCACCAATTCTTGTTGGGACGATCCCTATACAAATAGATATTCCTGATAGTGATCTAGACATCATCTGTGAAGTTTATGACTTCAAAAGCTTTGGAGATCTACTGGATAGACATTTTAAGTCAATGAATCAATATAGTTCTTCGATTAAGACGGTAAATGAAGTGCCAAGAATCGTATGTAACTTCGAGTATAAGGGTTGGTTGATTGAAATATTTGGTCAACCAGTACCAACTCAAATGCAGAATGGATATAGGCATATGATAGTCGAGAATCGTATACTTGCCATTTGTGGGGACAAATGCAGACTTAAAATAAGAAACTTGAAAAAGTTAGGATTAAAGACTGAACCAGCATTTGGTGTATATCTAAATCTCAATGGTAATCCATATGATGTTCTCTTAGAAATGTACGAATGGAATGAGCAAAAACTAAAAAAATATTTGAGATGA
- a CDS encoding helix-turn-helix domain-containing protein has product MKVAHITSIICSLIIGTSLIIGCLIISTKDVTETKQELTIAKEQEKFTNSPLLNIKQAAEYLNLKEEQVTYIIQSEQNTLNTMGSFTGERFPYFKINNEIFISKTDLTKWLKDVTTQRREYTEGLAVH; this is encoded by the coding sequence ATGAAGGTTGCACATATAACAAGTATTATATGTAGTTTAATAATTGGTACTTCGTTAATCATAGGTTGTTTGATAATTTCAACGAAAGATGTAACGGAAACTAAACAGGAATTAACTATTGCAAAAGAACAAGAGAAGTTCACTAACTCACCTTTACTTAATATAAAACAAGCAGCTGAGTATCTTAATCTTAAAGAAGAACAAGTAACATATATTATCCAATCGGAACAGAATACATTAAATACGATGGGATCATTTACAGGTGAGAGGTTTCCATATTTTAAAATCAATAACGAAATATTTATTAGTAAAACTGATTTGACAAAATGGTTAAAGGACGTTACTACACAGAGAAGAGAATATACGGAAGGACTCGCAGTACATTAA
- a CDS encoding VOC family protein, translated as MTPILNQIGTVFIPVSNIEKARDWYCDILGLPVDREILYGHLYVVPMNGTGIVLDSKIYSEDNIFRTPAFHLNTNNIEEAYEFMKSKNVNLTTQIEHNQWFNFKDPDGNQLMVCKC; from the coding sequence ATGACCCCTATTTTAAACCAAATCGGTACTGTATTTATACCTGTAAGCAACATCGAGAAGGCACGTGATTGGTATTGTGATATATTGGGACTTCCTGTCGACAGAGAGATACTATATGGACATTTGTATGTGGTGCCTATGAATGGAACTGGGATTGTTTTAGATAGCAAAATCTATTCAGAAGATAATATATTTAGGACTCCCGCATTTCACTTGAACACTAATAATATTGAAGAAGCTTATGAGTTTATGAAGTCAAAGAATGTGAACCTAACTACACAAATAGAACACAATCAGTGGTTTAACTTTAAAGACCCAGATGGAAATCAGTTAATGGTATGTAAGTGCTAA
- a CDS encoding serine hydrolase domain-containing protein, whose translation MFEFSRINTNAFDDLNEYVMKIKKIISATAASTYIIHHDRIVNEWYSGLHDTSTNSRLVDEKSQFNIASIRKTYLGFAVSLAIYEGRIKSLDDPVSAYWNDIDSTVTIRHLLTHTHGLDSQNKCLFPPGTSWSYNNSGVSLLIKIIQKLYGIPLSELLEERVFSPCGFTSTGWRKKESERLVWINEEYVDDQGNEPNLFVSTKELAYWGYLHMNKGSFNGKQIIPQGVFEQATTIISPQSLTKELPRSGFFWSVQDEPRLKAELGDKLPRGSYQSLGITGCVCLVIPTYKTVAIRMYNQIEPNPNNYDYITDIKTFGNLLCRCIEKFRM comes from the coding sequence TTGTTTGAATTTAGTAGAATCAATACTAATGCTTTTGATGATCTTAATGAATACGTTATGAAGATTAAGAAGATTATATCTGCAACAGCAGCTTCAACCTATATTATCCATCATGATCGGATCGTGAATGAATGGTATTCCGGACTTCATGATACTAGCACAAACAGTCGGTTGGTTGATGAGAAATCCCAATTTAACATTGCTTCTATAAGAAAGACTTATTTGGGTTTTGCGGTAAGTCTAGCAATTTATGAAGGAAGAATAAAAAGTCTAGATGACCCTGTTAGTGCTTATTGGAATGATATTGATAGCACGGTAACTATTCGCCATTTGTTAACACATACTCATGGTTTGGACAGCCAAAACAAATGTTTGTTTCCTCCGGGAACTTCGTGGAGCTATAACAATTCCGGTGTGAGTCTGCTAATAAAAATCATTCAAAAGTTATATGGAATACCATTATCTGAATTATTAGAAGAACGGGTATTTTCACCTTGTGGATTTACGAGCACAGGTTGGAGAAAGAAAGAATCTGAACGGTTGGTTTGGATAAATGAAGAATATGTTGATGATCAAGGCAACGAGCCGAACTTATTTGTAAGTACGAAGGAACTGGCTTACTGGGGTTATTTACATATGAATAAAGGTTCCTTTAATGGTAAGCAAATCATTCCTCAAGGTGTATTTGAGCAAGCAACTACAATCATCAGTCCCCAAAGCTTAACGAAAGAATTGCCTCGTAGTGGATTTTTCTGGTCTGTACAGGATGAACCGCGCTTAAAGGCAGAATTAGGTGATAAGTTGCCGAGAGGCTCGTATCAGTCTTTAGGTATAACTGGCTGTGTATGTCTTGTTATCCCTACATATAAAACTGTTGCAATCAGAATGTATAATCAGATTGAACCGAATCCCAATAATTACGATTATATAACTGATATAAAAACATTTGGCAACCTATTATGCAGATGTATAGAAAAGTTTCGCATGTGA
- a CDS encoding HAD family hydrolase yields the protein MIKAVVFDLDGTLLDRDTSLKQFVLNQHDRIEALHSVDKVEYAARFIELDSKGYIWKDKVYFSLINEYRISGVSADDLLADYIKNFRYHCTPFPNLKQLLDFITSKEVRIAMITNGFGDFQLGNVDALGISDYFEFIMVSELEGIRKPDEEIFRRALSRLGIKASEAIYVGDHPDNDVKASMRAGMKGIWKSDSYYKDDFNRDGVIYDLLDLKSLL from the coding sequence TTGATTAAAGCAGTAGTCTTCGATCTCGATGGAACACTATTGGACCGAGATACCTCTCTAAAACAATTTGTTTTGAATCAACACGATCGAATAGAAGCTTTACACTCAGTCGATAAAGTTGAATATGCAGCTCGATTTATTGAGTTGGACAGCAAAGGCTATATCTGGAAGGACAAGGTGTACTTTTCTCTTATTAATGAATATAGAATTAGTGGAGTTTCTGCGGATGATCTGTTAGCAGATTATATAAAGAATTTTAGGTATCATTGTACTCCGTTTCCAAATCTAAAGCAGTTGTTAGACTTTATTACTTCCAAAGAGGTTAGGATAGCTATGATTACGAATGGGTTTGGTGATTTTCAACTAGGCAATGTTGACGCTTTAGGGATCAGTGACTATTTTGAGTTCATCATGGTATCGGAGCTTGAGGGAATCAGGAAACCGGATGAAGAGATTTTTAGGAGAGCGCTTAGCAGGCTAGGTATTAAAGCTTCTGAAGCCATCTATGTAGGAGATCATCCTGATAACGATGTAAAAGCAAGTATGCGTGCCGGGATGAAGGGAATCTGGAAGTCAGATTCGTATTATAAGGACGATTTTAATCGTGATGGGGTTATATACGATTTACTGGACTTAAAGAGTCTCTTGTAG
- a CDS encoding nucleotidyltransferase family protein, which yields MSIHSLIESNHNTILNIAKSNGAKKISLFGSAARGEDHAESDIDFLIEFEENRSLFDLIRLKNQLEDLLNKPVDIVTENSVHWKMKDHILSEAIQL from the coding sequence ATGTCAATTCATTCATTGATTGAATCGAATCATAATACAATACTTAATATAGCCAAATCGAATGGGGCAAAGAAAATTAGCTTATTCGGTTCTGCTGCTCGAGGAGAAGATCATGCAGAGAGTGATATTGACTTTTTAATTGAATTTGAGGAGAATAGGTCTCTTTTTGACTTAATAAGGCTTAAGAATCAACTAGAGGATCTTTTAAATAAACCAGTAGACATCGTAACGGAGAATTCAGTCCATTGGAAGATGAAGGATCATATTTTAAGCGAGGCCATACAATTATGA
- a CDS encoding DUF86 domain-containing protein codes for MRDDKVYLTHVLECIQYIFEYTQTGKEEFFKQRIIQDAVVRNLEIIGEATKNISKEFRSQNPDIPWREMAGLRDVLIHDYFGVDNHIVWSVVKNELPGLLKQIEELLKA; via the coding sequence ATGAGGGATGATAAAGTCTATCTAACCCATGTGCTAGAATGCATTCAGTATATATTTGAATATACACAAACGGGGAAAGAAGAGTTTTTTAAACAAAGAATAATTCAGGACGCAGTAGTCAGAAATCTTGAGATTATTGGAGAAGCAACAAAGAATATTTCAAAAGAATTTAGAAGTCAAAATCCAGACATCCCGTGGCGTGAAATGGCAGGCTTACGGGATGTTTTAATTCATGACTATTTTGGCGTAGATAACCATATTGTATGGAGCGTTGTAAAGAACGAATTGCCTGGATTACTAAAACAAATTGAAGAGCTTTTGAAAGCATAA
- a CDS encoding GNAT family N-acetyltransferase, which produces MNIKFYDNLLSADDYLFIHQAMNYDLEPREQIEQALSRSIRTVTAKDGDKIVGMGRLVGDGLMYCYIQDVRVLPYYQNKGIGKAIINRMIEYARQNGLPNTVITIGLSSAKGAERFYENLGFIKQPCHDMGHGMYIDMEID; this is translated from the coding sequence ATGAACATAAAATTCTATGATAATCTCTTGTCCGCAGATGATTATTTATTTATCCATCAAGCAATGAACTATGATCTTGAACCCAGGGAGCAGATAGAGCAAGCATTATCAAGAAGTATACGTACAGTCACAGCTAAAGACGGCGATAAAATAGTTGGAATGGGCCGGCTAGTGGGTGATGGTCTTATGTACTGTTATATTCAAGATGTTCGTGTCTTGCCGTACTATCAAAATAAAGGTATAGGAAAGGCCATAATTAACAGAATGATAGAGTATGCTCGCCAAAATGGATTGCCTAACACAGTTATAACTATTGGTTTATCATCAGCAAAAGGGGCTGAGCGCTTTTATGAAAACTTGGGTTTTATCAAACAACCATGCCATGATATGGGCCATGGGATGTATATAGATATGGAAATTGATTAG
- a CDS encoding NUDIX domain-containing protein — translation MGMSDYYKKLREKIGNQLLFMPAVAGIIRNEQGEILFGRKHKEENWGLIAGAIEIGETPAQAMIREAWEETGLRIEPERIIGVYGGEERRFTYRNGHQVEYLTIVFDCKIMEGRLNPNNEEMKDLKFFFEDQIPYISNKYPKNIFSSEQGDRAHFER, via the coding sequence GTGGGAATGTCAGATTATTATAAGAAACTTCGAGAGAAGATTGGAAATCAGTTGCTTTTTATGCCAGCAGTAGCAGGTATCATAAGAAATGAACAAGGTGAAATTCTTTTTGGTAGGAAGCACAAAGAAGAAAACTGGGGCTTAATCGCCGGGGCTATCGAGATTGGAGAAACTCCTGCCCAAGCTATGATAAGAGAAGCATGGGAGGAGACTGGACTCAGAATTGAACCTGAAAGAATCATTGGGGTATATGGGGGAGAAGAGAGGCGTTTTACATATAGGAATGGTCACCAAGTTGAGTACTTAACAATCGTGTTTGATTGCAAAATCATGGAAGGGCGGCTAAACCCAAATAATGAAGAGATGAAGGATCTAAAATTCTTTTTTGAAGACCAAATACCATATATTTCAAACAAATACCCGAAAAACATATTTAGTTCAGAGCAAGGAGATAGAGCACATTTCGAAAGATGA
- a CDS encoding GNAT family N-acetyltransferase, translating to MKPVLRTYDHTYYDIVCDFLIELSKENSKYINWNWARWEWMMYHPEFNNDLIDNIGLWFCNDELVGMATFDHYFGEACIAVKSGHIELEKEALEYALSTFSDENGLGIAINDADIHSIELLRNYGFVKKEGNIENILELNLEEISFDYTLPPEIIIKSLNPETDLHKHHRTLWKGFDNGGDADLPCDEITMNKQKRMLSAPHLNTYLHTVAENEEGEYVAYCGCWYNAKTDYAYVEPICTIPSYRGKGLGKAVLLEALKRCNDLGAKKTYVISDSAFYKALGFNQYSRYTFYWHQ from the coding sequence ATGAAACCAGTACTTAGAACATATGACCATACTTATTATGACATTGTTTGTGATTTTCTAATCGAATTGTCCAAAGAAAATAGTAAATATATCAATTGGAACTGGGCACGTTGGGAATGGATGATGTATCATCCTGAGTTTAATAATGACTTGATTGATAATATAGGATTATGGTTCTGTAATGATGAATTGGTTGGTATGGCAACCTTTGACCACTACTTTGGAGAAGCATGTATTGCTGTTAAGAGTGGTCATATAGAACTTGAGAAAGAAGCATTAGAATATGCTCTTTCTACTTTTAGCGACGAGAATGGTCTAGGCATTGCAATAAATGATGCTGATATACATTCTATTGAGTTATTACGTAACTATGGCTTTGTAAAAAAGGAGGGAAATATCGAAAATATACTTGAACTTAATCTTGAGGAAATCAGCTTCGACTATACTCTTCCACCAGAAATTATAATAAAAAGTCTAAATCCAGAGACGGATTTGCATAAACATCACAGAACTTTATGGAAAGGATTCGATAACGGCGGTGATGCGGATCTTCCCTGTGATGAAATCACCATGAATAAGCAGAAAAGAATGCTGTCAGCACCACATTTAAATACATACCTGCACACGGTTGCAGAAAATGAAGAAGGTGAGTATGTTGCCTACTGTGGATGCTGGTACAATGCGAAAACGGATTATGCTTATGTGGAACCCATCTGTACAATTCCTTCCTATCGAGGAAAGGGACTGGGTAAAGCGGTGCTTTTGGAAGCACTGAAGAGATGCAATGATCTAGGTGCTAAAAAGACATATGTTATTTCTGACTCCGCTTTTTATAAGGCATTAGGCTTTAATCAATATTCACGGTATACATTCTACTGGCATCAATAG
- a CDS encoding transglutaminase family protein, giving the protein MKSVSPMDAYLQASEHIDYYDDQIQALIRSFNQNNEIEKVTAVFHFVRDKIHHSYDIDSTNVTRTASEVLQQGHGICYAKSHLFAALLRGMGIPSGICYQRLTLYDQPEDGHCIHALNTVYLRDLNKWIRLDARGNKKGIDAQFSIDEEKLAFPIREECGERDYWINYAEPHPEIIKTLATYSDCIEMYQQGLPDQL; this is encoded by the coding sequence ATGAAGTCAGTCTCTCCGATGGATGCTTACCTTCAGGCATCCGAGCACATTGATTACTATGATGATCAAATTCAAGCTCTTATTCGCTCATTTAATCAAAATAATGAAATCGAAAAAGTTACAGCAGTATTTCATTTTGTACGGGACAAGATTCATCATTCATATGACATTGATTCCACGAACGTAACTAGGACAGCATCGGAAGTTCTACAACAAGGACATGGGATCTGTTATGCTAAATCGCATTTGTTTGCGGCTCTTTTGCGGGGAATGGGCATACCCTCCGGGATTTGTTATCAGAGACTGACACTTTATGATCAACCGGAAGACGGCCACTGCATACATGCGTTGAACACTGTATATCTAAGGGATCTGAACAAATGGATAAGACTTGATGCAAGGGGTAACAAGAAAGGGATAGATGCTCAGTTTTCTATTGATGAAGAGAAATTAGCTTTTCCCATCAGGGAGGAATGTGGCGAGAGAGACTATTGGATCAACTATGCCGAACCCCATCCGGAAATTATCAAGACACTTGCAACCTATTCAGACTGTATTGAGATGTACCAACAAGGATTACCGGATCAATTGTAA
- a CDS encoding nucleotidyltransferase domain-containing protein encodes MNNMFLQHVTNYLINKYKCHTLILYGSYVTGDFTEDSDLDVVGFTDKVSSPNDNHVLNNVQLDAWIYNTNEMNDPEKFLHIRDGYILLDERDSGKLLLERIDHVYNKGPVKTDLLEIEFLKKWLIKMQDRSLKGGIEGDFRYHWLLNDSLEIYFKIINKWYLGPKKSLQWLKTEDPKAYELFSRALNRSAKNKDVENLIKHITES; translated from the coding sequence ATGAACAATATGTTCCTACAACACGTTACTAATTATTTAATAAATAAATATAAGTGTCATACCCTTATTTTGTATGGATCCTATGTTACTGGAGACTTTACTGAGGATAGTGACTTAGACGTAGTTGGTTTTACAGATAAAGTTAGTAGTCCAAATGATAACCATGTGCTGAACAACGTTCAACTAGATGCATGGATATACAATACGAATGAAATGAACGATCCAGAGAAATTCTTGCACATTAGAGATGGATATATACTTTTGGATGAAAGAGACTCGGGGAAGCTGCTGCTTGAAAGAATTGATCATGTATACAACAAAGGCCCAGTAAAAACTGATTTGCTTGAAATTGAATTTTTGAAGAAATGGCTGATCAAGATGCAAGACCGCTCATTAAAAGGTGGTATTGAAGGGGATTTTAGATATCACTGGTTGCTAAATGACAGCCTGGAGATTTACTTTAAAATAATAAATAAATGGTATCTAGGCCCTAAGAAGTCACTTCAATGGCTTAAAACAGAGGATCCAAAGGCGTATGAGCTGTTCTCTAGGGCATTAAATAGAAGCGCAAAAAATAAAGATGTTGAGAATCTGATAAAGCATATCACAGAGAGCTGA
- a CDS encoding HAD hydrolase-like protein: protein MINAVIFDMDGTLFQTNKILELPLEETFSILRARDEWSCKTPTEKYRDIMGVPLSVVWETLMPDHSTEIRRSANEIFLRKLVININLGKGALYPHVKEIFDYLKGKGCSIYIASNGLIEYLNAIVDYYKLDSWVTETFSIQQIETQDKADLVSHILERHHIISAAVIGDRLSDINAAKSNGLKSVGCRFDFAKEDELAQADVIINDLLELKTILKFG from the coding sequence TTGATTAACGCCGTTATTTTCGATATGGATGGAACACTGTTTCAGACTAATAAAATCTTGGAATTACCACTAGAGGAGACATTTTCCATATTAAGGGCGCGCGATGAGTGGTCGTGTAAAACGCCAACCGAAAAGTATCGTGACATTATGGGAGTGCCTTTGTCTGTTGTATGGGAAACGTTAATGCCGGACCATTCCACCGAGATCAGACGGAGTGCGAACGAGATCTTCCTGAGAAAATTAGTTATAAATATTAATCTTGGGAAGGGTGCGCTGTATCCCCATGTCAAAGAAATCTTTGATTATCTGAAAGGAAAGGGCTGCTCCATATATATTGCAAGCAACGGATTAATTGAGTATCTCAATGCCATAGTAGATTACTATAAATTAGATAGTTGGGTGACAGAGACTTTTAGTATCCAGCAGATAGAGACTCAAGATAAGGCTGACTTAGTAAGTCATATCCTAGAAAGACATCATATTATCAGTGCTGCAGTAATTGGTGACAGGCTCTCTGATATCAATGCTGCAAAAAGTAATGGTTTAAAATCTGTTGGTTGCCGATTTGACTTTGCTAAGGAAGATGAGCTTGCACAAGCGGATGTTATCATTAATGACTTACTTGAATTAAAGACTATATTGAAGTTTGGTTAG
- a CDS encoding GNAT family N-acetyltransferase — MQIVKVETTQKLILKHLIALFLHDLSEFNPGQELNQKNGLFEFDEFEWFFEKDGLTPYFIIYDNHIVGFILIQSDPFINPELYDYLVNSFFILKKYRKRGIGKQAAHQLFQRLPGRYVIGQLSNNDPAIAFWKSVYHHYGVEYEEKEELDEGLIVKYQYFSV; from the coding sequence ATGCAAATAGTCAAAGTAGAGACAACTCAAAAATTGATACTAAAACATTTGATAGCACTCTTTCTTCATGATTTATCCGAATTTAATCCGGGTCAAGAACTCAATCAGAAGAATGGATTGTTTGAATTTGATGAATTTGAGTGGTTTTTTGAGAAGGATGGATTAACACCTTATTTTATAATTTATGATAATCATATAGTTGGTTTTATACTGATTCAAAGTGATCCATTTATAAATCCTGAGCTGTATGATTATCTGGTTAATTCCTTTTTTATTCTCAAGAAATATCGTAAAAGAGGTATAGGCAAACAAGCGGCACATCAGTTATTCCAACGGTTACCTGGAAGATATGTCATTGGCCAACTTTCTAATAATGATCCTGCTATAGCATTTTGGAAGAGTGTATATCATCATTACGGCGTCGAATATGAGGAAAAAGAAGAGTTAGATGAAGGTCTCATTGTGAAATATCAGTATTTCAGTGTTTAA
- a CDS encoding histidine phosphatase family protein, protein MTSAEFREWIDLYNNSSIDCTTPTNTDVSWDACYSSNMTRAIHTAGTIHQGDIIITEELREIDIRPFFNRNLKLHLNMWLILGRVGWILRHRSQEDKILTMDRAKKIITMIEDRHEKNEKVLIVTHGAFMTVLRRELINRGYKGGSFTKPVNGKIYKFSKRRNSVTKS, encoded by the coding sequence ATGACATCCGCTGAATTTCGTGAGTGGATTGATCTGTACAACAATTCAAGTATCGATTGCACAACCCCTACGAATACGGATGTTAGCTGGGATGCTTGTTATTCCAGTAATATGACAAGGGCAATACATACGGCGGGGACTATTCACCAAGGTGACATCATTATAACCGAAGAGTTAAGGGAAATAGATATTAGACCTTTTTTTAATCGAAACCTAAAGCTGCATCTAAATATGTGGTTGATCTTGGGGAGAGTAGGTTGGATACTTAGACACCGCTCTCAGGAAGATAAAATACTCACCATGGATAGGGCGAAGAAGATAATTACTATGATTGAGGATAGACACGAGAAAAATGAGAAGGTGTTGATAGTAACACATGGGGCCTTTATGACGGTGCTCAGACGTGAGCTCATAAATAGGGGTTACAAAGGCGGCAGCTTCACAAAACCGGTAAATGGCAAGATATATAAATTCTCAAAGAGAAGAAATTCGGTGACAAAGTCTTGA
- a CDS encoding SMI1/KNR4 family protein: MINSAELLWRNIITKGTRSNEHFKDQLCLQPGASDEDFQLIETTMDITIPKEMKEFYKIYNGQEWKIGGECFARNLTLSPIRKIIDDWLFLQEEFEPDDLEPEIDREIKPYLWNPRWIPIADNGAGDYLCLDTDPSDVGRIGQVLYFWHDWGQRSVEAQSFFEFLQICLEEDDN, from the coding sequence TTGATTAATTCAGCAGAGTTATTGTGGAGAAACATTATCACAAAGGGAACACGCAGCAATGAGCATTTTAAAGATCAATTGTGCTTACAACCAGGTGCTAGTGATGAAGACTTCCAGCTCATCGAAACAACTATGGACATAACGATCCCCAAGGAAATGAAAGAGTTCTATAAGATTTATAATGGACAGGAGTGGAAAATAGGGGGAGAGTGTTTTGCGAGGAATTTAACGCTCTCTCCAATAAGGAAGATTATTGATGACTGGCTGTTTTTACAGGAGGAATTTGAGCCCGATGATCTGGAACCCGAGATTGATCGTGAGATCAAGCCTTATCTCTGGAATCCGAGGTGGATTCCGATTGCTGACAATGGTGCCGGGGATTATCTTTGCTTGGATACAGATCCATCGGATGTAGGAAGGATAGGGCAAGTGTTATATTTTTGGCATGACTGGGGACAACGTTCTGTTGAAGCACAGAGTTTTTTTGAATTTCTCCAGATTTGTTTGGAGGAAGACGACAACTGA
- a CDS encoding GNAT family N-acetyltransferase, giving the protein MNITIKETKDIDKQAIQELFHSVDWKSGDYPEDLRQAMANSHSVITAWDNNKLVGLINALSDGVMTVYFHYMLVHRDYQSSGIGKRMMEAMLQRYSSIKTKVLISYESAEEFYHIFGFKPEAGTTAMFISDVV; this is encoded by the coding sequence ATGAATATCACAATCAAAGAAACAAAGGATATCGATAAGCAAGCCATACAGGAACTGTTCCACTCCGTGGACTGGAAGTCAGGGGATTATCCAGAAGATCTTAGACAAGCCATGGCTAACTCACATTCGGTGATCACGGCATGGGATAATAACAAGTTAGTGGGTCTGATCAATGCTCTGTCTGACGGCGTCATGACGGTATACTTCCATTACATGTTAGTTCATCGGGATTATCAATCATCAGGGATTGGGAAAAGGATGATGGAAGCCATGCTTCAGCGGTATTCCAGTATCAAGACCAAAGTGCTTATTTCCTATGAGAGTGCGGAAGAATTCTATCATATATTCGGATTTAAGCCGGAGGCGGGAACTACAGCTATGTTCATATCAGATGTGGTGTAG